In Laspinema palackyanum D2c, the genomic stretch AGTGGGAAGCACTTTGATAAACTGGTTTCAGAGACCTACTTTTTGCGGGCATCGGATTTATTTTGACCCTCTGGGTCATCACGAACGTAGCCCCAGATTGTTAAACTTTTGTTTTCCCTTGTGGAAAGTTATATCAAAAGTCCGCACCCCTAACGACTGGAAGGGGCTTCTGGTAACCATCCAGACTGAAATGCAAAAAGAAAGCCAATCACGCCGTTAGTACAGAATTGAAGAATACCCCCGAGGACGCTGGTACAGTATTGGTTAGAAACCAGGTTTTTCAGAACATCCTTGATCTGAAAGGGTCCAAGAAAGGTCCGCAAACCCCGGTTTCTTGTCCCTGGGATCTAAAACTGTAGCAATGCCCTAGTTCAGCGGACATTTGAGTCGCGGTGTGTGAAGTGGCAGATACGGGTTTCGGAGGGTTCCCCGGAAGAGATCTCTGAAAAAAACTCTCCAATCTCCAACTTTTCGCTGTAAACGACGGGGTTGAGACCCTTTTTAATAGATGAGTGAAATTCGCGTTGCTTTAGTTGAAGACCATGATCTGACTCGGATCGGAATCCGAACGGCTTTGCAGCAATCTGATGGAATCGTCGTTGTCGGCGATGCTGCCAACGGCACCTCGGGATTGAAATTGCTGATGGACACAAAGCCGGATATTGGGATTGTTGACATTGGGTTACCTGATATTGATGGAATTGAGGTGACGCAGCGACTGCAACAAGCACAAGCGGCTCAAGGACAGAATCCCAAAACCAAAATCTTGATCTTGACCTTTCAGGATAATGAAGATGCGGTTCTGGCTGCATTTGCTGCCGGTGCAGATTCTTACTGCATGAAGGATATTAGCTTTGAGGAATTGCTGGGAGTGGTGCGCCTCACCTACGAAGGTAACTCCTGGATTGATCCGGCGATCGCTGGGATCGTCCTCAAGCAGGCGCGCACGACAAATACCCAACCGACCCTCGGTTCTCAGAAGAAAGAAACGGTAACGATTAAGGCTCCGGAACCGGAATATAGCCAAATTATCGAAGCCTATCCTCTGACGGAACGAGAACTAGAAGTTTTAGAGTTGATTGTCCAAGGATACAATAATGCGGAAATTTCCGAAAAGCTGTACATCACAGTGGGTACGGTGAAAACTCACGTTCGGAATATATTAAACAAGCTCTGTGCGAATGACCGCACCCAAGCCGCAGTTTTAGCGCTGCGCTCTGGGTTAGTGGGATAAGAGGAGGGATTGGAGTGGCAAGGATGGGGAGTTTGGCGGCGATCGCACAGGTGCTTTGAGAACGGGTTCTCCCCGACCCCGAATCGATCTACCTTGGGATAGAGGTATAACTCCCCAGGGGTTTAGTAAGCTAAAGATATTGATCACTCAAGAACTAGACCGTTTTAATCCTCGGAATATCGCGGTTAAACGGCCTAAACTTGGGCAGGGCGATCGCCGATGCCCTAGAAGTCAGCAGGTACTTGATTCATCTTGCGCTTTCCATCTCCCTTCCTAGGCCCTAGGTCACGAAAACTGCTTCTCTTTTGGAATAGTCCAGAAGCATTGAAGAGTGAGGGTCAGACCCTAACTTTCTGAAATTTTCTCCCTCCCGGGAGGGAGAACGCGGACAGTCAAACGATCGCAGGTGGTGGGGTTTAGGATTCTCCAACCCAAATCCCTAACATCGGTAAATCGGTAAGTAAATCGTTTGGATTGATTAAAAGGGTTTAGTTAGCGATTGAGCTATCTAAGCCCTATTTTAATAAAACCCTAACCCCCCTTTACTCAAAACGGGCAGATGAGGGCAAATTGCCGGAAAAGCAACTCTTGTTTTTTAAGAGGTTCCCGAACAAACCCGACTTTAATTAAACAACTCATTGAAAAATTTTTAACAAAAAAAAGGAACAAAAATGGTTAAATTTAAACAACTGTTGCGGCTGTTAAAACTGGCCTTTTCAGAATGGCAAAAAGATAATGCAGGGCGATTGGCTGCCGCCTTGGCCTATTATACCATTTTCTCCTTAGCGCCGATCTTAATTATTGCGATCGCCGTGGCCGCAGTCATCTTTGGTCAAGATGCCGCCCAAGGTGAAATTGTCCGACAACTTCAAGGCACGATCGGCACCGAAGGGGCAGAAGTCATCGAAACCATGATTGAGAATACCAGGCAAACCGGGTCAGGCATTTGGGCAACCCTGATCAGTTTGGGTTTACTTCTATTTGGGGCAACGGGACTCTTTAACGAACTCCAGGGTTCTCTCAATACGATATGGAACGTAAAACCCAAACCGGGACGGGGGATAAAAGGGATGATCCAAGACCGCTTTTTATCCTTTGCCATGATTCTAACCATTGGGTTTTTACTGCTGGTTTCCCTCGTCCTCAGTGCCGCCTTAGCTGCAATTGGAAACTTTTTTAGCCATCTAGTTCCGGATATGCTCATGGGGTTGTGGCAAGTGTTAGATTTCTTCCTCTCCTTTGGGGTGATTACGGTCTTGTTTGCCATGATTTATAAAGTCTTACCGGATGTCAAAATTGCTTGGACTGATGTCTGGCTAGGGGCGATCGTTACAGCCTTACTTTTTGTCGTGGGTAAAACTTTAATTGGTTTGTACTTAGGGAATAGTACGATTGGTTCCACCTACGGTGCAGCGGGTTCTTTAGTCGTTTTATTGTTGTGGGTTAACTTTTCGGCACAAATTTTATTTTTTGGGGCCGAGTTTACCCAGGTTTATGCCAACCGATATGGTTCGCGGATCGTTCCCACAGAAAATGCGATCGCCGTAGGGGATGAAAACCCCAATCCCAGTTAAAAAAAGAGCCATCAACAATTGAAGCGGTTAATTCTCGGGTTGATCCCATGCTGTTTTAGAACAGAATTCCTCTAAACGGTTACAGGGAGAGGATTTTCTCAATCTCTCTATCGATAGGAGTAGGGTGAAACTTACTCCCATAGATAGTTTAATTCAGTGGGGTTCACCGGATAGGCTGAAAGAGACTAAATAAGAGATTGAGGAAATACTCATGGATAAACAAAAAATGGATAACAAAGAAACCGTTCAGAATAAAGTCACGGAACCTGTAGAAGGGCCGGTGCATTACGATCGCGGAATCGTTCCGGCAGAAGTGGCAGCGCGGAAAGACCGTGAGGGTGACAAGTTTATGAAAGCACCCTCTAGCGCCGATGAGCCTCATGAAAATCCGGATCATACCCGCGATGGCTTTACCGTAGACCAAGAAGGTTTGGTGAATAACTATGCGATCGAACCTGAAATGTACATAAATGAGCCGGGTGACTTGCGCGAAAAAGAAGAAGCCCTCAAAGCAGAACGCGCTCGGGAATATGACGAAGTTCATGATAATGACGAGGAAGGGAAACTGACAATGGAAGGCGATCGCCGTGGAAAAGGTCCCGGCATCATTTAAGTCGCAATCGGGGAACCATTGTTTCCCCTCAATCGATAACTCTGCACTTTTCAAAACCCCAGTAAATCAGTTTAATCATTAGAGGAATAAGAATGACAGCTACCCTAGGAATGTCTGCCCAAAGTCAAAATCCGATCAGCGTCAATATCGGGATTGACGACAGCACCCGAGAAGAAATTGCTCAAGGGTTATCCCGCGTGTTAGCCGATAGCTATACCCTTTATCTAAAAACTCATAATTTTCACTGGAACGTCACGGGACCCCTATTTAGCACCCTGCATCTCATGTTTGAGGAGCAGTATCAAGAATTAGCCCTAGCGGTCGATGAAATTGCGGAACGGATTCGGGCTTTGGGGTTTCCTGCTCCTGCTACTTATGCAAAGTTTTCTAGCTTGACTTCAATTGAAGACAATGAGGGTATTCCCGAGGCGAAAGAAATGATTCGCTTGTTAGTGCAAGGGCAAGAAACCGTGGTCCGCACTTCCCGGGAAATGCTATCCCTCCTAGAGGAAGCCAATGATCAACCCACTTTAGATTTGCTGACCAAACGGATGCAAATTCATGAGAAAAATGCCTGGATGCTTCGCAGTATGTTAGCGGGTTAATTGTCGCCATTGACAAAATGGAAAGGGAGTGAGGCCATTCCGAGAAGCTGGAAAATGACAGGGCCTGCTCTCTATCGGGGAAATCGTTGCAGTATTAGGGAAAAAAACCGGGTTTCTTAACTGAATGGGTGCGAGTCGAGCAGAAAAGAAAGGTCCAGAAACCCGGTTTTTTGTCCTATTTATTAAATCCAGTGACGCCGGAGGGGGATTCCACCCCATTTACTGAAGATTAACCTAGGGTCATCTACAGGAACTCTCCCCTAAATTTTGAGGAGAGTGCCCCCCTTGGGAAGATATTTTAATCAATTTTGGAGGCTTTTTATGAAGTTTACTCATTTATTCAATAGCAAAAATCCGGGATTATTAGGCGTAATTTTTAGTAGCCTCTTGCTGGGAGCCGTTGCCTTCCCCATTGCCAGCATGGCTCAGAATACTCCCACTGAACAGAACGAATTACAGGCTCAGGCCCAACCGATGCCCCTACCCCAGAACGTGCAAATGCCCGTAGCTTATGTGCTGCCGGAAAATGCGCCAGTTGCGGTAGAAATTATCAATCAAACGAATACGCCGATTACCTACGAGGCGATCGGGGAGACCCGCGATCGCACCCTGGACGGGGGCGATGAAGCAATGCTGATGGATCTGCAAATTCCCTTAACCGTCACTTTTGAGCGACCCGATGGCGGACTGATTCAAGCCCAACCGGAAATTATTGCACCGGGAGAGATTCGGATTTATCTCACAGAAGCCAACAACTTAGACTCGGACATCAGCAACATGAGGATTGAGCCTAACGGTAATATGTACCTCTACTAAATCTCACGGGCCGACCAGAGCGGAACCGAGGCCGGAGAAAACCCCGAGTCTTTTCTCCGGTAATGTTTCAGCCAATTGGTGATCGCCCTTGTAGCGTCACACTTTTCCCCGATAGAGTCGAGTCCGTGGATAGGGCTCACCGCTGTGATATACCTCATCGGTCAATTCTTCCTAACCGAATAATAAACAATAAAGATAAAACCCAAAGGGCGTTTATCTCACTTTTTGATTGACACTGCAAACTGAATTAACTAAAACCTAACTTTATGTCTACAAACAACTCACACCCCACACCCCGAATCGCCATCCTGATTGAAGAAGGAGTGGAAGATTCAGAATTTAAAGTTCCTTATACAGCATTGCAACAAGCCGGGGCCAAAGTCTCTGTACTCGGGTCCGGCATGAATCAAACCTATCACGGTAAAAATGGGAAAGTCTCCATCAAACCCGATGGGACCACCACCGAAGCCCGCGCTCAACATTTCGATGCCGTGATCATTCCCGGGGGTGGCGCACCGGATAAAATGCGAACCAACCCCAACACGATCGCCTTCGTTCAAGAAGCGGCTGCCTTGGGCAAATTAATCGCTGCCGTCTGCCACGGGCCCCAAGTCTTAATCGAAGCCGACTTACTGCGGGGACGTCGTGCCACCGGCTTTATCTCCATCCGCAAAGATATGGAAAATGCCGGTGCCACCTATATTGATGAAGCCGTAACCACCGATGGTAACCTAATCTGCTCTCGGCAACCCGGGGATTTAGCCATTTTCACCACCGCCATTCTCTCCAGGCTGAATTTGAGCATTCCCGACCAATCCATGCCCGATCGCAACGACAGTTCAGCCGAATGGTGGCAACTTGCCGAAGCCTGGGGAGGATCAACCCGTCAGGAAATTATCGATGGATTAAATCAGGCAATGGCGGGCGAACGCTATAGCCAAGAAGCCTTTAAACAGTATGCCCACAACACCACCGATAACGCGACTCGATTGCTGCTGTTAGAGATTTGGGAAGAAAAAGTCAGCCATCTCGAACTGTTGGAAAGCCGCCTGCGAACCCTGGGAGAACAACTGTTTTTACCGGCAATGGCTGCTGGGGCCTTCGCTTCTTTAAGGAACGTTTTACCCGCTGAAGATGACTTGACCATTTTGCGTCACGCCTTGGGGGATATTCAAACCGGGGTGATCGACTGTTTCCAATTGCAAGTCCAGTTTACGGACCCTGTGTCCACGATGATTTTTAGTAGCATTGAACGGGACTTGGCTAAGGCAGAGCGTCGTTTGGCTCGGATGTACCAAGAACGGATCGGCTTGAGTGAACCGAAACCGGCGCAACCGACTACCCCCGTGGGAATCGTCTAAAATTCCAACGCAGAAAGGTGAGTGATGGAGGCGATCGCTCACCTTATTTGTAGTTACCGCTCTAGGACAGATGATAGGATAGCCAGCAAGATGTTTGTACTCCTTTAAATATTTGTACCTATAAATATCTCTACCCGACCAGTCCACCGAACCGCTCTATTCAGGATTTTTGCATAAAATGAGGACAGGGGAACATTAGAAAACCCTCTTCAATAATAGTCATAAAAACCGGAGATAACAAATGAAAACTGAACCCAATAATTTACAAACTGAACTCAAAGAACAAGAAGTCAAATCCAAAAACTCAGCCTGCCAACAAGTCGGTTCAGCAGTGGGAGATGTGCAAGAAACTCTTAATAAAACCGCCTTGGAAGTGAGTAAGGTGGCGGTGGATAAAGTGGCAGAAACCATCCAATTCGTGGGGGCGATCGCCCAAGGAGACAGTGGGGGAGTTGCCTTTGATATGGCTTCTTTAAGCGCAACCGCAGTAGAAGCCGCAGGAGTTGCCAGCCAGTGGGCCTCGGAAACGGGAAAATCCGTCACTCAAAATGCCTCTAAGACTGCCGAAACTGCGACCAAAGAATCGATGAAGTTGTTTGATCGCACCGCCCTGGAAACGGGAAAAGCCCTCTCATTTATTGGGGAGAACCCGGTAGTTAAAAAATTCGCTGAAGTCTTTAAAGCCCAATGGCTGCTGAATTTAGTGGGACAGGTGGATATAGACAAAGCTCAATCCCAAGTTCGCAAGTTGCAGCAAGAGTATCCTCATGAAAGCCCCAATGAGATTGCCCATCGGATCATGGTGGAGAAATCGCTTTATGCGGGGGGGATTGGATTCGTCAGTAGTATTATCCCAGGACTGGCCCTCGCCCTATTGGGGGTGGATGTGATGGCAACCACCGCATTGCAGGCAGAAATGGTTTATCAGATTGCTGGGGCTTATGACATGGATTTAAAAGATCCGGCGCGTCGCGGGGAAGTGTTAGCGATTTTTGGGTTATCCCTGGGGGGTTCAGCGGCATTAAAAGGCGGATTAGGGGTGTTGCGGAACCTGCCGGTAGCAGGGATGGCGATCGGGGCGAGTTCTAATGCGGTGATGTTGTATGGATTGGGATATGCAGCTTGTCGTTTTTATGAAGCGAAGACGAATCCGCTGACTCAGGAGGCGGCAACTCAAGCGTTAGAAGAAGAGAATCAGGAGTATTTGGAACGAGCGATCGCCCAAAAAGATGTGATGGACCGGATTTTGATTCATCAGATTTTGGCGTCTCGTCCAGATACCTCTTGGGCGGAGATTTTGCCGGAATTAAAGCCATTAAACTTTACTACGGAGTCATTGAAGGCGATCGAGGCGGAGATAGAGCATCCGGTCCCCTTGCCGGAACTGCTGAATCTGCTCGATCGCGATTTTGCCTATCCCCTGTTAGCCCAATGTTACCGAATTGCTCAAATCGATGGGGTAATCACCGATCAAGAACAGCAGGTGATGGAGGCGATCGCTAATCATTTCCAAATTGACCTGCAAGAGGTTCAGGCAATGATTAGCGCCCCATCACCGGAATAAAACCCCACCGCCTGGGGGCTTGGTGGTGAAAGCGGATCAGGACTTTAGCGAATTCTAGGAGGGAATCCGAATCTGTGGGCGGGGCAGTTGATGGACTGCCCCGACTCTCTATAGAGGGTGACCCCCCAGGGAGAGGTTGGGCCTCCGGTTGAAACCCGAGAACAACCCGATGGGAGATTACTGGTCCTCGTAGACCATTTGGGGTAAACCCATGCTGTAGTTTTGGACCCGGCTGTTGAGGTTATAGGAGAGTTCACCCTCTTGGAGGAGCGATCGCAAATAATACTCCAGATCCGAACCGATGCGGCGTAAATTGTACTCCGTTAAATCTTCCCCGCTGTAAGAATCAACCAGTTCATCAAACTTGCGGTAAACCTTCTGTAACGTCGGTTCCGGCCAGTTAAACTCATTGTCCGGATCCACATCAAGGGTTAATAAGTCTGGACTCGGAGCAAATTCGTTATCTTGCACCTCTGCCGTAAAAATCCGAATGTGACGGGTCGTTGACTTGAGCATCATAGCTAGTATGCCAGGGTAGTTAAAATCAATACAACATCAATTGTAAAGCGCCGCACAAGCCCCCGCTCAATCCAGCACCAACGGGAGAGACAGGTAGACTGTCCGAGGATGGGTCTGGAAGAATTCCGGATTAAGGGGTTGACAAGGGGGTTGTCCTACAGCCACAGTACAACCGAAGCCAATCCGGGCAAGCCTGGGAAAAACTCCTGACTCAACGGCGAGTTATAAAAGCCCTAAACGGTCAGAAAAAAGCTAAAATCGGACATTGGCACTTAGGTTGAGCGATCTAGCTTGAACCCGGGGTGACCTACTAGAATACAACTATCATCGATTGAGTCATCAATCTATTCCCCAAATGCTGCGCCCATAGTAAGGAGATCATATTGCCGACATTCGGCTGACTAAAACCAGCTTCCAGGCGCGAGGAATCCCCATGAACAAACCATCGGCCATAATCTACTGTCCCAACTTTACTTGCCAGTCTCCCAACCCGGAGACTCAAAAATTTTGTCAAAAATGTGGCACTCCCCTGCCGAAACGCTACTTATGGGCAGTGGGTGGAACGGGTCGTCCCAGCTATCAACCGGGGGATATCTTAGCCGATCGCTATTGGGTTAAGGAAGATCAGATTCTGGTCGATACCAAACCCGGAGTCTTGCCGGAGATGCCCGTCGAGATTCCCGGGGCGCTCATTCCCTATCTCAAACTGTTTCCCCTGCGATTGCACGTTCCCCAGGTTTATGGTCGATTGCCGTCGAAAGGGAACGACCCGAATCGGGATATTTGGTTACTAGAAGAAACGGCGATTTATCCGGAAGGGACAATGGTGGCGGTCCGCAAAGGGCAACCCCCGGAAGCAGTTCATGCCCAACTGATGCCGTTACTGACGGACTCCTGGGCAGATGCCTCGCCGATGCGCCAGCTCAATTGGTTGTGGCAGATGGCTCAACTGTGGTATCCGTTTAAAAAGGAAGGGGTGGCCCAGAGTCTGCTGAATCCGGGATTGCTGCGGGTGGAAGGGTCCTTGCTGCGCCTGCTGGAATTGCCACGGGATGCCACAACACCGGACCTGTCTGAACTAGGTCAGTTGTGGTTGAGTTTGGCCAAAACCGCTCATCCGGCGATCGCCCCCTATCTGGAACGACTCAGCCAGATGCTAACGATGGGAGATGTGCAAACCCCATCGCAATTGACGGAGCTGTTAGACCGGGGTTTAAGTCTGTGTGGAGAGCTTTATAAGCGCACCTATTACATTGCCACCGGGACCGATCGCGGGCCGACTCGTCGCCGGAATGAAGATGCCTGCTATCCCCCCAGTGGGACCAGCCGTGCCACCTCAGATACCAGTGGGTTAGCGATCGTCTGTGATGGCATTGGGGGACATGAAGGGGGGAATGTCGCTTCTAATTTGGCGATCGAAACCTTACAACAACACCTGGAATCCCTTGTTTCCGAGAATACCCAGAGCGCTCCCCACCGGATCATCGAGCAGATCGAATCTGCCGTGGGGATTGCGAACGATCGCATCGCCAGTCGCAATGATGAAGAACAGCGCCAAGCTCGCCAGCGCATGGGTACCACCTTGGTCATGGCCTTGACCCATCGCCATGAAATTTATATCAATCATATTGGGGATAGTCGCGCCTATTGGATTACCTCAACCGGATGCCGCCAAGTCACCTTAGATGATGATGTCGCTTCTCGGGAGGTCCGTTTGGGGTACTCCCTGTACCGGGATGCCTTACAACAAGGAGCAGCCGGGTCTTTGATCCAGGCATTAGGGATGGGGGCTTCCTCGGTGCTTCATCCCACGGTCCAACGTTTTATCATGGATGAGGATAGCGCTTTCCTCCTCTGTTCCGATGGATTGAGCGATAATGACCGGGTGGAGCAATACTGGGAAACGGAAATCCTGCCGATTTTATCCGGGGAATTCCCCGTGTTGCGATCGGTCACCAAGTTAATCGATATTGGTAATTTTCATAACGGTCACGATAATGTCACCGTGGGGCTGGTTTACTGCAAGGTAGAACCCATTCGGTCTGCCGGACTCGACCCCCGTTTGTTGGTAGCACAACTCCAATCAGTCCCCCCTGCCGAACCCCTAGAAGACTCTCAACCGACGCTTTTCCCGAAGAAAAATCCCGAAACTCTCAAACCCGAGGATGCCCCGACGGAGTTGAGACCCTCTCCACAGCCCCGACGTTCCAAGTTGCCAATGTTACTGGGAATCCTGTTGTTGCTGGGCCTCGGCGTCGTAGCGGGTTTAGTGCTCACCGAGGAGGGATGGCAGAATCTCAGCAAGAATTTACCCGGGTCGCCGCCAGACAACTCGAACCCCACGGATCCCGTCACCGACCCCCTCCCGATGCCGGACATCTCCGAGCGGGCCACGATAGAACCCGGGCAGTACCTGCAACTGAGGCGTTCTTCCACGGCTCAAGGGCCAGAGAATGGGGAATTGGTCTTGTTGAAGCAACAAGGGGAGGCTATCCCGGCAAATCAATTGGGTTTTATCCCCAGTGGCAGTGTTCTGTTGGTGATGGGCAAACAACAGGCCGTTAGCGATCCGGATGCCTGGGTCCAAGTCCAAGTTTGCTCGACCCCAGAACCCGTGGGATCAGTGGCGGCTGCACCGGCTCCAGTTTCTGGGGTTCAAGGGGCCTCTGAACCCGCCAGTGAGGATGCTCCCCCACCGGCAGCGCCACCTCCTGTAGGGGTCCGACCGAGCAATATGGGGTGGATTTCAGAGAAGTTGTTACTTCCCCAGGTCCAGCCGAATGTCGTCCCAACTGCTACAGAACAAGGGGGATGTATCGAGGAACCCAACCCTCAGCCCTTTGAAGTGCGGTAACCGGGGATTTTTGGCCTAAACCGGGGCGATTCCCCTTCGGGATCCCCCTGGGCTGAATCTCCTGTTAGAGGGTGGGGAATCCCCTTGTGAACAGTTGGCGGATGATGCAATTTTCCCCGGGTCATGGCTCCCTGGTTAGAGAGCCGGAATGTCGGGCTACCCCGGCTGTTTTTACCGAAACCTTATTCCGCTTATATAATCTATAAAATTGTGGGGAACGGCAGAAAATCAAGGCCCGATTTTGCCATCAACTCACATAAAATCTGTGGATTTAGACTGAGGCATCCCAAGCCAACAGTCGGGTTTTTTATTCGCTCTGGGGCTGCTTTCAAAGCCGGGTTGGTTCCTGAAACTCCGGTTTAATCTGAAGTCCGGTTGATCTCAAAAGGATTGAGAAGGATGGAGGGGGATGGCCATGAGGGAGAACCTATCTATGGGCTTGAACCATTCTGGGTTGAGGTCTTCGTTCCACGGATGTCAAGGCTGGGAACAGTCTATCTAAAGGAATATGTTACGGTATAAACTGCCGTGAAAGTACCGGCCTACTCTCCGAGTCAGGGGAGAGTTTGGATGACTAGAATGTAGGGGTAAGTCAGGGAGTCAGATCCGTTAACAACAGCGCCGGGACTGGCATCAGGGAACAGTCACATTGGGGAAGCATCAACAAGGGATCCAAATTGAACCCGCTGATCGTTCTGAATCCAGGGAGTGCCATCGGAGGCGATCGCCAGATCAGGGAGATGCCCGATTCATCCCTTAACTC encodes the following:
- a CDS encoding response regulator transcription factor, with amino-acid sequence MSEIRVALVEDHDLTRIGIRTALQQSDGIVVVGDAANGTSGLKLLMDTKPDIGIVDIGLPDIDGIEVTQRLQQAQAAQGQNPKTKILILTFQDNEDAVLAAFAAGADSYCMKDISFEELLGVVRLTYEGNSWIDPAIAGIVLKQARTTNTQPTLGSQKKETVTIKAPEPEYSQIIEAYPLTERELEVLELIVQGYNNAEISEKLYITVGTVKTHVRNILNKLCANDRTQAAVLALRSGLVG
- a CDS encoding YihY/virulence factor BrkB family protein, with the protein product MVKFKQLLRLLKLAFSEWQKDNAGRLAAALAYYTIFSLAPILIIAIAVAAVIFGQDAAQGEIVRQLQGTIGTEGAEVIETMIENTRQTGSGIWATLISLGLLLFGATGLFNELQGSLNTIWNVKPKPGRGIKGMIQDRFLSFAMILTIGFLLLVSLVLSAALAAIGNFFSHLVPDMLMGLWQVLDFFLSFGVITVLFAMIYKVLPDVKIAWTDVWLGAIVTALLFVVGKTLIGLYLGNSTIGSTYGAAGSLVVLLLWVNFSAQILFFGAEFTQVYANRYGSRIVPTENAIAVGDENPNPS
- a CDS encoding Dps family protein → MTATLGMSAQSQNPISVNIGIDDSTREEIAQGLSRVLADSYTLYLKTHNFHWNVTGPLFSTLHLMFEEQYQELALAVDEIAERIRALGFPAPATYAKFSSLTSIEDNEGIPEAKEMIRLLVQGQETVVRTSREMLSLLEEANDQPTLDLLTKRMQIHEKNAWMLRSMLAG
- a CDS encoding DJ-1/PfpI/YhbO family deglycase/protease, whose product is MSTNNSHPTPRIAILIEEGVEDSEFKVPYTALQQAGAKVSVLGSGMNQTYHGKNGKVSIKPDGTTTEARAQHFDAVIIPGGGAPDKMRTNPNTIAFVQEAAALGKLIAAVCHGPQVLIEADLLRGRRATGFISIRKDMENAGATYIDEAVTTDGNLICSRQPGDLAIFTTAILSRLNLSIPDQSMPDRNDSSAEWWQLAEAWGGSTRQEIIDGLNQAMAGERYSQEAFKQYAHNTTDNATRLLLLEIWEEKVSHLELLESRLRTLGEQLFLPAMAAGAFASLRNVLPAEDDLTILRHALGDIQTGVIDCFQLQVQFTDPVSTMIFSSIERDLAKAERRLARMYQERIGLSEPKPAQPTTPVGIV
- a CDS encoding NAD(P)H-quinone oxidoreductase subunit M, whose product is MMLKSTTRHIRIFTAEVQDNEFAPSPDLLTLDVDPDNEFNWPEPTLQKVYRKFDELVDSYSGEDLTEYNLRRIGSDLEYYLRSLLQEGELSYNLNSRVQNYSMGLPQMVYEDQ
- a CDS encoding protein phosphatase 2C domain-containing protein; its protein translation is MNKPSAIIYCPNFTCQSPNPETQKFCQKCGTPLPKRYLWAVGGTGRPSYQPGDILADRYWVKEDQILVDTKPGVLPEMPVEIPGALIPYLKLFPLRLHVPQVYGRLPSKGNDPNRDIWLLEETAIYPEGTMVAVRKGQPPEAVHAQLMPLLTDSWADASPMRQLNWLWQMAQLWYPFKKEGVAQSLLNPGLLRVEGSLLRLLELPRDATTPDLSELGQLWLSLAKTAHPAIAPYLERLSQMLTMGDVQTPSQLTELLDRGLSLCGELYKRTYYIATGTDRGPTRRRNEDACYPPSGTSRATSDTSGLAIVCDGIGGHEGGNVASNLAIETLQQHLESLVSENTQSAPHRIIEQIESAVGIANDRIASRNDEEQRQARQRMGTTLVMALTHRHEIYINHIGDSRAYWITSTGCRQVTLDDDVASREVRLGYSLYRDALQQGAAGSLIQALGMGASSVLHPTVQRFIMDEDSAFLLCSDGLSDNDRVEQYWETEILPILSGEFPVLRSVTKLIDIGNFHNGHDNVTVGLVYCKVEPIRSAGLDPRLLVAQLQSVPPAEPLEDSQPTLFPKKNPETLKPEDAPTELRPSPQPRRSKLPMLLGILLLLGLGVVAGLVLTEEGWQNLSKNLPGSPPDNSNPTDPVTDPLPMPDISERATIEPGQYLQLRRSSTAQGPENGELVLLKQQGEAIPANQLGFIPSGSVLLVMGKQQAVSDPDAWVQVQVCSTPEPVGSVAAAPAPVSGVQGASEPASEDAPPPAAPPPVGVRPSNMGWISEKLLLPQVQPNVVPTATEQGGCIEEPNPQPFEVR